Proteins encoded by one window of Lathyrus oleraceus cultivar Zhongwan6 chromosome 1, CAAS_Psat_ZW6_1.0, whole genome shotgun sequence:
- the LOC127103142 gene encoding albumin-2-like — translation MSNLNIDAAFRSSTPNECYMFVGENYVVLNYAPCSGDIKKNIINGPIKTVVGFPMFAGKTFEGKIDCAFDTEDTDVFIFSGNECAKIQYVPHSAEATLLIAPIPISQMFPCIYSLFFANGIDAAIKSTGNEVFLFKGGWYARINYRTKQLMSENYIGKGFSSLYGTVFESGIEAAFASHVQNEAYIFKKEYYARINFAPGTADGDFIVGGKIRKISTDWPALKNILHF, via the coding sequence ATGTCAAATCTTAATATAGATGCTGCATTCCGTTCATCTACTCCCAATGAATGTTATATGTTTGTGGGAGAAAACTATGTGGTTTTGAATTATGCTCCATGTTCTGGAGACATAAAGAAAAATATCATTAATGGGCCAATTAAAACTGTTGTTGGGTTTCCAATGTTTGCTGGAAAAACATTCGAAGGTAAAATAGATTGTGCCTTTGACACCGAAGACACTGATGTATTCATCTTTTCTGGAAATGAATGTGCCAAAATTCAGTATGTTCCACATTCTGCTGAGGCTACATTACTCATAGCTCCTATTCCAATATCTCAGATGTTTCCTTGTATCTATAGTTTATTTTTTGCTAATGGAATAGATGCTGCAATCAAGTCCACCGGAAATGAGGTTTTCTTATTCAAAGGCGGTTGGTATGCTCGTATAAACTATCGCACCAAGCAGCTCATGTCTGAAAATTACATTGGCAAGGGTTTTAGTAGTTTGTATGGTACAGTATTTGAAAGTGGAATTGAAGCAGCTTTTGCTTCTCACGTTCAAAATGAAGCTTACATTTTTAAAAAAGAATACTATGCACGTATCAACTTTGCCCCAGGTACAGCTGATGGTGACTTTATTGTTGGTGGTAAAATTAGGAAAATCTCTACTGATTGGCCTGCTCTTAAAAACATCTTACATTTTTAA